In a single window of the Rhinolophus ferrumequinum isolate MPI-CBG mRhiFer1 chromosome 21, mRhiFer1_v1.p, whole genome shotgun sequence genome:
- the RECQL5 gene encoding ATP-dependent DNA helicase Q5, translating into MSTYHSSPFDPERRVRSTLKKVFRFDSFKTPLQERATMAVVKGDKDVFVCMPTGAGKSLCYQLPALLANGITIVVSPLIALIQDQVDHLLALKVRVSSLNSKLSAQEKKELLSDLEQEKPRTKLLYITPEMAASTSFQPTLNSLVSRHLLSYLVVDEAHCVSQWGHDFRPDYLRLGALRSRLAHAPCVALTATATPQVQEDVFAALHLKQPVATFKTPCFRANLFYDVQFKELLPDPYGNLRDFCLKALGQKADKGLLCGCGIVYCRTREACEQLAIELSHRGVNAKAYHAGLKASERTLVQNEWMEEKVPVIVATISFGMGVDKANVRFVAHWNIAKSMAGYYQESGRAGRDGKPSWCRLYYSRHDRDQVSFLIRKEVAKLQEKRGNKASDKAAILAFDALVTFCEDSGCRHAAIAKYFGDAPPACTKGCDHCQNPAAVRKQLDALEHSSSWSKTCIRPSQGNGFDPELYEGGRRGYGGFSRYDEDSGGSGDEGRDEAHKREWNLFYQKQMSLRKGKDPKTEEFVPPDEDCPLKEASSRRIPRLTVKAREHCLGLLGEALSSNRQATGTSDGLDFQAKAVELEHETFQSAKAANLYKASVLKKVADIHRASKDGQLYDIGGGAKSYTAQAEPTEYDIRPASQVYSFKPKRVGAGFPKGSCSFQSATELMEKTLAEGQAPQLVQGGEREPASRPCGPQDEDSSEPDPGLRGEAPGSSAHCGGPAPEKKTKGPSRDSPRAKVRANKQQQVLAAAAVKDSQNITRFFCQRAQGPPPPASAPGPEGPSWEGVRGPLAATPEKCTGEEDGALGHLAARPQPECPREWTSACPLRDWGPPEGQPTPTKETQRSKRPRSQQENPDSPVQKRLCPSASAPVLAEAKDNISASDQGTMNPTAPGSRQLSAPSISLKVAANIVVKCLTPFYKEGKFASKELFKAFARHLSHSLTQKPCPGRSVKEEAQNLIQQFFHGRARCESEADWHGLCGPQS; encoded by the exons ATGAGCACCTACCATTCCTCTCCCTTTGACCCTGAGCGTCGAGTCCGGAGCACGTTGAAGAAGGTCTTCAGGTTTGACTCTTTCAAGACGCCTTTACAGGAGAGAGCGACCATGGCTGTAGTGAAAG GTGACAAGGATGTCTTTGTGTGCATGCCCACGGGGGCAGGAAAATCCCTCTGCTATCAGCTCCCTGCTCTGCTGGCCAATGGCATCACCATCGTAGTCTCTCCTCTCATTGCCTTGATTCAG GACCAAGTGGACCACTTGCTGGCCCTGAAGGTACGAGTGAGTTCCCTGAACTCGAAGCTCTCGGCCCAGGAGAAGAAGGAGCTGCTCTCTGACCTGGAGCAAGAAAAGCCCCGGACCAAACTTCTGTACATCACGCCAGAGATGGCGGCTTCCACCTCCTTCCAGCCCACCCTGAACTCCCTGGTGTCCCGCCACTTGCTCTCCTACCTGGTGGTGGATGAAGCTCATTGTGTTTCCCAGTGGGGGCATGACTTCCGTCCTGACTACTTGCGTCTGGGTGCCCTGCGCTCCCGCCTGGCACATGCCCCATGTGTGGCTCTGACCGCCACAGCCACCCCGCAGGTCCAAGAGGATGTGTTTGCTGCTCTGCATCTGAAGCAACCGGTTGCCACCTTCAAGACTCCCTGTTTCCGGGCCAACCTCTTCTACGACGTGCAGTTCAAGGAACTTCTTCCTGATCCCTATGGCAACCTGAGGGACTTCTGCCTTAAGGCTCTCGGACAGAAAGCTGATAAAGGG TTGTTGTGTGGCTGCGGCATTGTCTACTGCAGGACCAGAGAGGCTTGTGAACAGCTGGCGATAGAGCTCAGTCACAGGGGAGTGAACGCCAAGGCTTACCACGCAG GTCTGAAGGCTTCTGAAAGAACACTGGTACAGAACGAGTGGATGGAGGAGAAGGTCCCCGTAATTGTCGCAACCATTAGTTTTGGGATGGGAGTGGACAAAGCCAACGTCAG GTTTGTTGCCCACTGGAATATTGCCAAATCTATGGCTGGGTACTACCAAGAGTCTGGCCGAGCAGGCAGGGACGGGAAGCCTTCCTGGTGTCGTCTCTATTACTCCAGGCACGACCGGGACCAAGTCAGCTTCCTGATCAGGAAGGAAGTAGCAAAACTCCAG gaaaagagagggaacaaAGCATCGGATAAAGCTGCTATCTTGGCCTTTGATGCCTTGGTGACCTTCTGTGAAGACTCAGG GTGCCGCCACGCTGCCATTGCCAAGTACTTCGGGGATGCGCCCCCTGCCTGCACCAAAGGCTGTGACCACTGCCAGAACCCTGCGGCCGTGCGGAAGCAGCTGGACGCCTTGGAACACAGCAGCAGCTGGAGCAAGACCTGCATCAGGCCCTCCCAGGGAAATGGCTTCGACCCTGAGCTGTATGAGGGAGGCCGCAGGGGCTATGGGGGCTTCAGCAG GTATGACGAAGATTCTGGAGGCAGTGGGGACGAGGGCAGAGATGAGGCCCACAAGCGGGAATGGAACCTCTTCTACCAGAAACAGATGAGTCTGCGCAAG GGCAAAGACCCCAAGACAGAAGAATTTGTACCTCCAG ATGAAGACTGTCCTTTGAAAGAGGCTTCTAGCAGGAGGATCCCCAGGCTCACGGTGAAG GCCCGTGAGCACTGCCTGGGCCTTCTGGGCGAGGCTCTGAGCAGTAACCGCCAGGCCACAGGTACCAGTGATGG GCTTGACTTCCAGGCCAAGGCTGTGGAACTGGAACATGAGACTTTCCAAAGCGCCAAGGCAGCCAACCTGTATAAGGCCAGCGTGCTGAAGAAG GTGGCTGACATCCACAGAGCCTCCAAGGACGGGCAGCTCTACGACATCGGAGGTGGCGCCAAGAGCTACACAGCCCAGGCTGAGCCCACTGAGTACGACATCCGGCCAGCCTCCCAGGTGTATTCG TTCAAACCCAAGCGAGTGGGAGCTGGTTTCCCGAAAGGCTCCTGCTCATTCCAGAGCGCCACAGAGCTGATGGAGAAGACGCTGGCCGAGGGCCAAGCCCCCCAGCTTGTGCAGGGAGGCGAGCGGGAGCCCGCCAGCCGGCCCTGTGGCCCACAGGATGAGGACAGCAGTGAGCCCGACCCGGGGCTCAGAGGAGAGGCCCCCGGGAGCAGTGCTCATTGTGGGGGGCCTGCCCCTGAGAAGAAGACAAAAGGCCCCTCCAGGGACAGTCCCAGGGCCAAGGTTCGGGCCAACAAGCAGCAGCAGGTCCTCGCGGCTGCAGCCGTCAAGGATTCTCAGAACATTACCCGCTTCTTCTGCCAAAGGGCTCAGGGCCCACCTCCACCTGCTTCAGCTCCAGGGCCAGAAGGCCCCTCCTGGGAGGGGGTGCGGGGACCCCTGGCGGCCACCCCAGAGAAGTGCACAGGGGAGGAGGATGGAGCCCTGGGACATTTGGCTGCCCGCCCCCAGCCTGAGTGCCCCAGAGAGTGGACAAG TGCCTGCCCACTCAGAGATTGGGGGCCGCCTGAAGGCCAGCCCACACCCACAAAAGAGACCCAGAGGAGCAAGCGACCCAGATCACAGCAG GAAAACCCAGATAGCCCGGTGCAGAAGAGACTTTGCCCCTCAGCCAGTGCCCCCGTCTTAGCTGAGGCCAAAGACAATATCTCCGCCAGTGATCAAGGAACTATGAACCCCACGGCCCCAGGCTCCCGCCAGCTCTCAGCTCCCAGCATCTCCCTAAAGGTGGCTGCGAACATCGTGGTCAAGTGCCTGACCCCATTCTACAAGGAGGGCAAGTTTGCCTCCAAG GAATTGTTTAAAGCCTTCGCCCGCCACCTCTCACACTCGCTAACTCAGAAGCCCTGTCCTGGAAGGAGCG TGAAGGAAGAGGCCCAGAACCTCATCCAGCAGTTTTTCCACGGCCGGGCCCGGTGCGAGAGTGAAGCTGACTGGCATGGCCTGTGTGGCCC
- the SMIM5 gene encoding small integral membrane protein 5: MAAGNFLQEMRSVGERLLLKLQRLPQAEPVEIVAFSVILLFTATVVLLLVVACSCCCAQPRGRKAQVRPVTPP; this comes from the exons ATGGCAGCCGGCAACTTCCTGCAGGAGATGCGCTCGGTCGGTGAGAGGCTGCTGCTGAAACTTCAGAGGCTGCCACAGGCCGAGCCCGTGGAGATCGTGGCCTTCTCGGTCATCCTCCTTTTCACAG CCACGGttgtgctgctgctggtggtagCCTGTAGCTGCTGCTGTGCTCAGCCCAGAGGCAGAAAGGCTCAAGTGCGGCCGGTGACCCCGCCGTGA
- the SMIM6 gene encoding small integral membrane protein 6, with translation MDMDTLITKQRHIWNDEFWENPWDQGSLAVIGLFITMTLFLILFATIFGLYSPLERRNQYEES, from the coding sequence ATGGACATGGATACACTGATAACTAAACAGAGGCACATCTGGAATGATGAGTTCTGGGAGAATCCCTGGGACCAGGGGAGCCTGGCAGTGATCGGCTTATTTATCACCATGACCCTGTTTCTCATCTTGTTTGCTACTATATTTGGTTTATACTCTCCGCTTGAGAGGCGCAACCAGTACGAAGAGTCGTGA